ATCAGGCAGATGATCTTCTTGCGGAATACGGAAAGCCGTTCCATCAGGCATCACCCCTACTGCGCGCTCAATCGCGATGCGGCCAAAAGAGAGGTATTCAGGGTTAAGTGATAACTCAGAAATACCATACAAATAACGACTCACGGTGCTCAGGCGTTCATCCAGGCAGTACTCCGTATATCTCTGCTGTTGCTGAAAATGCTGGGGTTTAATGAACAGCCCTTCATTCCAGATCACTCGGTTACGCGCAAACATCGTTTGTTATTCCACCTTATCCAATTTCACATCGTAGTCTTTGAATAGCATCAGCAAGTGATACTCTCGTCCTTTGTTAAGCACCTTGACCGCTTTCTTCCACTCGCTCAGCTCTGGCTCGGCAAAATGCGCCATAACGCCGATGTAGTTCGTTTCTTCATCCACTTCAAAAGCGTTCACAAACTTGAACTGTCCGGGCGTCAATACGTAGTCGTAGTTTTTAACAAAGTTACTGCGCAGCGCTTTTTTATAATCGGTTTTGAGCTGGTCGTAGTCGGATGACATAAACATTGAGTCATCTTTTAGCTCAAAGACTTGAATTTCAATCGGTGACGCTTCCCCCCAAATGTTGGGGTTCACCCCTTCATCACTCACAAGACTGAAGGTCACTTTAGTTGGCTCTTTCGCAGGCTCGTACTGTTCCGACGAACTGCAAGCGGTCAATACCATCAACGAAAACAGCATCCACAGCACTTTGTTCACGGTTATAGCTCCAGTTGCTTCTCGCGAATTTTGCGATCGTAGGCTTGCTCAAAGATCTCCCAGAACAGTTTTTCAAATCCACGCTGACGATTAGAGGTCAACTCTTGGTAATAGCTGCAATACATATTCCAAGCCCATGCATCCGTTGAAGTTTGCGTAGCATCCGAATTACGTTTGTAATGATGGAAACGGCGCAGCATCACTTGTGGAGAGAAAGCATTGAGGATTTGGCTTAACGCTTCTGACGTCGCAAACTGCATGGCTTCGTTATGGTCACGTACCGTTTTTAGGCTTTCCGCAATCGCAGCGGGCGCTGAAAGGTGCACCACACTTTTCTCTGCATCGTATAGCGTGCGTATTGTTTCTTCGTAAGAGAGGCCTAAACGCAGTGGGTTATCTTCAATCGGTTGTAGGTTGCGATTCAAAGTACCGAAACGGCTTTCACTGACCTGTTGGTGCAAATCGAGTAAACCACGAACACACGCTTGTAAAGATTCACCTAACTCTTGCGACAGCAAATGCATGCGTGTCATATCATGCTCATCGCTCAAATCAACACCCAGTCCTTCTAAGATCGGGCCGGTAACTAGGTGGTTAACTTGGCTAGTCGGTGAGGTATGCAAGTGAGAATATGCGTTTTTTTCCTGCTGCGGCTGGAAACTTTTCGCGACTTCCTCTTCTAACAAATCCAGTACTTTTTCATCCATTGTGAAGCCCTCTGATACGTTGCTTGCGCTAGTGTTATTGTGTGAAACGGTGGGATTAGAGGAAGCCATATTGGGTGCTTCCGTTTTGATTTGTTTTGAAAATGTGGCTTTCGCAAAACCGAGAATTTTCTTCAGACGGATCGATGACGTCATTTCATATTCACTGTCCGCCTGCGGCGTAAAATCGGCGTTTTGCAGTACCAAATTGTCCTGCGGAACCAAGTTAGGCTGTTCCTGTGGGGCCAGTTCATGCACTGATTCATCCAGAAGTGACGTGGCTCGGTCAGAGGTTCCCATTAAGGTGTCGAGTGCCTGTAACGGGTCGGTATTGGGTGATACGCCGGTTTTTTCTGGTTCGATATCCAAGGTTAAATCAGCCAACAAATCTTCTTGCTGTGATGAAAACAGCGTGTCGAGTGAGCCATATTGCTCTTCCACTTCCAGCGCATTACCGAACAACACTCGTAACCGATAAGGCCCAACACTGATTTCATCTTTATGAGTAAGACGTGCTAACTTTTCCCGCCCCAACGGCATGTCTGCCCCATTGACGTAGGTTTCACCACAGTTGTCTTTTAAGCAGTACGCGCCATCGACCATCATGACTTCACAGTGCACCGGTTTTACGCTGCCTTGCGCATCCACTAAACGCCATTGTGCTGCAGGCGAAGCACCAATCACGCCGCCGGCGGATGTCCAAGTATGCTGAGCCGACAAGCCCGATTCTAGGTGTTGCGCATTGGTGACTAAGAGGGTCAACGAAGGGAGCGTCACTGAGTTCATGGTTATTGCCTTACTTGAATTAAAACGTGTTTATTGGCTGCATCTTGGCCAAGAAACGAGGTCCAGCCGAGGGCGATGTTTTGTTCAGAATCCAGACAAAATACTGGAGCTTCACTCTCATCCATCGTCAGCTCAAGGTCATACGCCATCTGCTCACGTAAGATGAACTCGACTAACTTACAAAGCGGTTGATACTCTTTGCCAGATGGCAA
This genomic window from Vibrio metoecus contains:
- the tssJ gene encoding type VI secretion system lipoprotein TssJ translates to MNKVLWMLFSLMVLTACSSSEQYEPAKEPTKVTFSLVSDEGVNPNIWGEASPIEIQVFELKDDSMFMSSDYDQLKTDYKKALRSNFVKNYDYVLTPGQFKFVNAFEVDEETNYIGVMAHFAEPELSEWKKAVKVLNKGREYHLLMLFKDYDVKLDKVE
- the tagH gene encoding type VI secretion system-associated FHA domain protein TagH; amino-acid sequence: MNSVTLPSLTLLVTNAQHLESGLSAQHTWTSAGGVIGASPAAQWRLVDAQGSVKPVHCEVMMVDGAYCLKDNCGETYVNGADMPLGREKLARLTHKDEISVGPYRLRVLFGNALEVEEQYGSLDTLFSSQQEDLLADLTLDIEPEKTGVSPNTDPLQALDTLMGTSDRATSLLDESVHELAPQEQPNLVPQDNLVLQNADFTPQADSEYEMTSSIRLKKILGFAKATFSKQIKTEAPNMASSNPTVSHNNTSASNVSEGFTMDEKVLDLLEEEVAKSFQPQQEKNAYSHLHTSPTSQVNHLVTGPILEGLGVDLSDEHDMTRMHLLSQELGESLQACVRGLLDLHQQVSESRFGTLNRNLQPIEDNPLRLGLSYEETIRTLYDAEKSVVHLSAPAAIAESLKTVRDHNEAMQFATSEALSQILNAFSPQVMLRRFHHYKRNSDATQTSTDAWAWNMYCSYYQELTSNRQRGFEKLFWEIFEQAYDRKIREKQLEL